The window AGCATGCTGAAGCACGAGACGCTGGTGCTCACGCTGGACACCGTCACCTTCCTGGAGAAGAAGTTGCTGTGGCACGACACCCGTTATTCGGCGCTCTACCCTTTCTCCATGCCCTACAGCGACTTCCCCTGACCCCCCCCGGCAGgatccagccccccccccggcaggatCCAGCCCCCCCCAGGCAGGATCCAGCCCCCATCCCTTTGGAAAAAGTTTTTTGGGGTGCCGCACGCTGCGGTGGCCACTAAAGTGACGTTTCTCCTAGTTGTTGCTCTTTTTTGTGCTTGGAGGGGGTGGGGTTTGCTCCcacctccctctgcagcccccccaaaTTTGCCAGACCGTGGTGTCCCGCGTGGGTTCGGCGTCTGTGGGTGGCTAGAATTTTCGGGGCCGCCGTGGCGGAGCGGTTTGTTCCCCCTTCCGTCATCAAGCCCGGCCACCTCGCCTCCTGCGAGGGGCAGAGCTGGCCGTGTACCCGCCCCCGCCGATGTGCTGGGATCCAGCTGCCGTTGCCAGAGCCAGCAAACGTTTCGGTGGGAGATTTATCTAACCGGGGATGGCGGCTGGGGTTTCTGGTTATCACTGGTGAGGCAGAAGGGTGGGCCCGGATATTTTGTCCCCCCGCTGCTGCCCTCCCCCAGGATCCAGAGCTCCAGCACGGGAAGGTGGGGGCCAGTCGtagaagaaagggaggaaatgcCGTAAGAGGCAACGTTTCCCCCCGCAGCCTGCCGGCGCCACCGCGCTCGCTGGTGCCGAACGATGGATCCCCGCTGGAGCTGGGGGGCGATGGCCTTGCTCTGCTTCCTTGTGCCAGGGGGTGAGTTGGGAtgtgtgtgcccccccccccttttcccagGCGCGGCCAAGGGGGACACCGGGGACGCTGGGAGCCTGCCGGGGTGTTGCGGTTGGGTCCTGGCGCGTGGGCGTCCCCGCCGATGAGGCTGAGGGTAGTTTAGGGGATgccgaggggggggggggttggtcCTGGTGCCGGCCCCCCACTATGGGGCTGGTTAGGGGGTGCGGTGGGGCCGGGCACggcactgcagctgctgccgGGCGGTGCCGGTGTGGAAGTGGTTGTTTTGGCCACATCCTGAGCAGGACTTGCCTAATGGGTGCCGGATCCGCTGCCCGCGCCtcggggccgggctgggggagGTGTGTGTTCCACCCGGTGTCGGGACCCCGACCGATTCCTGCCGTAACTGGGTGCCCTCTCCCAGGGCGCCCCGATCCTTGCTGGGTATCCATCTCCCCCGAGGAACCGATGGTGGAGTTTGGCACCTCCCTCCTCTTCAACTGCACCACCTCGTGCCGTAACTACAGCCGGCTGAGCTGGGAGGTCTCCACCACCAAGATGGGGGCGCAGGGACCCGGATGGGTGTCCCTCAACGTCTCCAACGTCACCGACTGGAGCTTGGAGCTCCAGTGTTTCGTCGTTTTCGAGGGGCACCGGGTTATCACAAACACCACCCTCCACGCTTACCGTAAGGACCGTGGCACGGCGGGGGAACGGTGGCAgcgctggcgggggggggggtcccggcacCCTCCCGGTCGTCTTGACCCCACTTTCGTTCCCCGCAGGGTTCTCGCCCCCCCAAATTTATCTGGAGGGTGACGTGGTGGCGGGCAAAGAGGCGCGTGTCACCTGCAACGCGTCCGCCCAGGTCTCCCCCTCTGACCCCCCAAATCTCAGCCTGACGCTGCGGGTTGGGGGGCTCCCCGCCGCCACCCGCCGGGGTCCCTCCGTGGCGTTGGATTTCACGGCGCGGCCGGAGCAGCACGGCCAGGAGGTGACGTGTGAGGCCGTGTTACGGCTTGGGCGCCGTACAGTCAACGCCAGCGCCGCCACCGCGCTGCAGGTCTGGGGTGAGTTCCGggacattgggggggggggggggggggggcggaaaaCCCCCTCGTGGCTGGAAATGCCGGTGCTGCCGGCGGCGCGAGCCTGGGGTGCCCCACGGTCAGGGTGGGCTCCGGCatggggtgaggaggagagcGGGCACCCAGCCGGGCTCTGGGTGCCAGttccctgccacccccccctccagctgcccccTACGATGTCTGGGTGTGGGCACCGCGCACCGAATTCACCGCCGGTGCAAACCTCACGGTGATGTGCCGGGCGGAGGGGAACCCCACGCCGCGGCTCCGCTGGGAGCTGCCCATCGACGCcggctgggagctgcaggatgGCGGCACCACCGTCACCATCCCGGCTGGCCAACAGGCGCACGGTGGCACCTACCGCTGCCTGGCCGAGAACCGCTACGGCACCGGCGCAGCCAGCATCGACATCTTCTTCCAAGGTGAGGGGCGTCCGCGGTGCCCGGTGGCATCCAGTCCCACACCGGGGCTGGGTGCCGTGGCACGGGGGTGGCACGGGGCGGGCGTAAGCGGTGGAGAAGGGGACGCAGGCGGCATCTCCCGGTGATGCCGGTCCCGGTGCCCATCCTGGCGTTCGGCTCAACCCCCGTCCTCTCCCGCAGCGTCCTCCCGCAGCCCCCTGATCCCCGTGGTCGTGACCTTGGTTGCGGTCACCACGCTGGCCGCTCTCACCGTTGCCTGGCGGTTTTACCGCGCTCAAAGCTGGAAGCCGATGCCGGATGGATCCCAGCCCGACTAGTCCTGCCTGGCCACGCTGTATGTGGGAGCAAAGAGCAATTTTCCTCCATCTCTCGGTGtatttttcccaatttttcCCAGTTTGCTGGCTCCGGCACGGCTCCGGCGCGAGGGTGGTGCATGGGAAGGGAGAGGCATCGGTTCTGGGCATCCATCCCAGCTCCTGGCACCGCTTTGGCtccgggcggggggggaaatCCTGGGGCGAGTCTGGGCATAGCAGGAGCAGAACCTTTCCTGCCACTCACGTGGCTGAGCGTTAACGAGTTGCCTTCGTTAGCGGGAGGGCAGAGGGACacggggtgtgtgtggggggggtgaggCCACGCTGGGGCTGCTCGCTGGGATCTTGCCAGCTCTCGCTTTCACTTCGGGTTCAGGTCACTCGGTGGTGAGCGTGCAAGGGGGCTCGGGGCCCCCAGCGAGCGTGCAGTGCAGTTTAGAGGCTGCAGCGAGCGTGCAACGGGGCTTGGACCTCACAGTGAGCGTGCAATGGAGTTTAGAGCCCCCAGCTAGTGTGCAATGGGGTTTAGAGCCCACGGCAAACGTGGAATAGGGCTCGGAGCCTGGAGCGAGCGTGCAATGGGGCCTGGAGCCCGCAGCAAGCGTGCAACTCAGCTCAGAGCTCACAGTGAGCGTGTAATGGAGCCTAGAGCTCGCAGTGAGCGTGTAATGGAGCCTAGAGCTCGCAGTGAGCGTGCAATGGAGCCTAGAGCTCACAGCGAGCGTGCAATGGAGCCTAGAGCTCACAGCGAGCGTGCAATGGAGCCTAGAGCTCACAACGAGCGTGTAAGGGGACTTGGAGCCCGCAGCGAGTGTGCAACGGAGCTCAGAGCCTGCAGCGAGCGTGGCAGGGGCTGGCTGGCGCCGCTGCTGCTGTCGGGCACCGGGGCAGGATCTGTCCCGAGGAACCAGGGACGAGCAGAGCCGCGGCACAGCCGGGTGGAAACGCCGGTGCTTGACCGGGAGCTGAGGGCGCGCGTGGCCCCGCCACGTGccggcagggtgggggggacaccGGGGCAGCCCCCGACCGGGCCCCACGGCAGCCGGACGTGGGAGGACGCGGCTTGAGTGCGGTTCCTGCCGGGAGCGGCCGCGATGGCCGAGGGGACGCTGGCACGTGGCCCTGCCCTGCACCGTGGGATGTGTCCTGCATCGGGAGGTCACATCCTGTACAGGGGCTGTATCCTGTACGGGGGAACCGTGCTCTGCACAGGGGCTGGATCCTGCGCCAGGGCCGTGTCCTGCGCTGGGACCTGGCCCTgtcccccacctccctccccgtGTGTCCcgtgtccctgtgtcccccatGTCCTGCCAGTCCATCCCGTGTCCCCAGCGTCCCTCTCAATCTGTCCCTGCATCCCTgtcccccacctccctccccatccaTCCCCATCTCCCATGTCCCTGTACCCCCATGtccctgccccccagcccccccatccatccccatgtcccctgtcccccagCTCCCCCTATCCATCCCCctgtcccccatcccctgcctcccccccatCCATCCCCTGGGTCCCCCCGTCTGTTCCcgtgtccctgtgtcccccatGTCCTGCCAGTCCATCCCGTGTCCCCAGCGTCCCTCTCAATCTGTCCCTGCATCCCTgtcccccacctccctccccatccaTCCCCATCTCCCATGTCCCTGTACCCCCATGtccctgccccccagcccccccatccatccccatgtcccctgtcccccagCTCCCCCTATCCATCCCCctgtcccccatcccctgcctcccccccatCCATCCCCTGGGTCCCCCCgtctgtccccatgtcccccgtcccccagctccccccgTCCGTCCCCTGGCTCCCCCCATCCATCCCCCAGCTCCCCCTGTCCATCCCCATGTCCCCTGGTTCTCCCCAGTCCCTCCCCCGTCCCCTGGCTCCCCCCGTCCgtcccccggctccccccgtccatccccgtgtcccccagccccctccgCGCTGCTGAGCCAGCACGTGGGCAGGAACTGCC of the Balearica regulorum gibbericeps isolate bBalReg1 chromosome 30, bBalReg1.pri, whole genome shotgun sequence genome contains:
- the LOC142598717 gene encoding intercellular adhesion molecule 4-like, with amino-acid sequence MDPRWSWGAMALLCFLVPGGRPDPCWVSISPEEPMVEFGTSLLFNCTTSCRNYSRLSWEVSTTKMGAQGPGWVSLNVSNVTDWSLELQCFVVFEGHRVITNTTLHAYRFSPPQIYLEGDVVAGKEARVTCNASAQVSPSDPPNLSLTLRVGGLPAATRRGPSVALDFTARPEQHGQEVTCEAVLRLGRRTVNASAATALQVWAAPYDVWVWAPRTEFTAGANLTVMCRAEGNPTPRLRWELPIDAGWELQDGGTTVTIPAGQQAHGGTYRCLAENRYGTGAASIDIFFQASSRSPLIPVVVTLVAVTTLAALTVAWRFYRAQSWKPMPDGSQPD